Part of the candidate division WOR-3 bacterium genome is shown below.
TTGCCTTATGTAAGGATTTATAAATCTGTATTCTTTACTTTCATTACCTACTTGGTCAATTATCTTTACATTAATTAATCTTGTCTCTGGAGAAATAGAAAAAACAAAAAAACTGTCTTCTTTTGCTAATATTTTATTTCCATTTATAATAACTAAACTTAAGGGCTTAGTTTTTCCAATTAGAAAAATATTTCCATAATTATCCTGCTCAATTTTATAGTTCAATTTTGGTTTTACTGTATCCTTTACTACACTAAATTTAAAAACCTTTGAAAATTTTCCTTCAAAATTATCCTCATCAATTCCACTTAATCTCCAATAATATTCACCTTCAGCAAGTTTGAGCTTTATTGAATCTAAACTCAAAATAGTATCTAAAACCAAATCTCTAAACAGGGTATCTTTGGCACATTGAAAATGAGCTAAAGTAGAAGTTTTTTTCCATCTAAATAAAACTCTCAAATCATAAAGTATTTCATTATCTTGCGGACCTAAAAGTTCTGGTATTTGAGGTAAAGGTCTGGGCGGCTCAGGCGGCTTACCCATTTCAACTTTCGTTCCCTCTCCTTCATTCACTCTTACCTTTTGACCCATTGCTGATACATCTGCATTCCCTTCATAAATAGCAATTAAACTTCTTAAACTCTTATCAACAAGAATTTTGCTATTTTTAGATCTCAGTTCAACAAGAGCCGCCGGTGTATTTACAACAAAATTTTCATCTTTGCTTAGCTTACTTAAAAGCGGTCTCAATGCTCCGCTCTGTAATTCAACTCTGTTAAAAGGACTTTTTTCCCTTTCCTCTTTTAAAAGACCATATATTATTAAGAGTGCATCTTCATCTAAATTTATTCTTCCTTTCCCAGGAAACAATATTTCAGCATTAGAATTCCTTTTTGTATTTACTTTATAAAGTTTATATAAAAAAGCTTCAGGGAAAGCCTTTATCCATTCTGGTCTTAAAAATACAGGTTGAATCAATACCTCATTTTTAAAATAACTCAAAATTGCATCAGGTGAATGAATTGAAATTTCAACCCGACGGTTCTTTCTTCTTCCTTCTTCCGTATCGTTTGGAGCAATTGGATTTTGGGACCCTAAACCGTAAGTATAAATACGATCAGGATGAATACCAAAATTTTTTACTAAATATTTTTTTACACTTGAAGCACGTTTTTGAGAAAGAGCAATATTTATTTTCTCTGAACCAAGATTATCGGTATAACCAGTTATGTCAATTATTATATTAGGATCACTTATTAACTTCTGTGCCACATTTTTTATAACCTCTTCACCCTCTTTTGTTAGATTAGTATCACCTTTTTCAAAATATATTCTTCCAAGTATTTCACCACTAACTAATGAATTGATAGAAATTATTAAAGAGAAAATCATCCTCATTTTTATAACTTCATTTTA
Proteins encoded:
- a CDS encoding OmpA family protein, which encodes MIFSLIISINSLVSGEILGRIYFEKGDTNLTKEGEEVIKNVAQKLISDPNIIIDITGYTDNLGSEKINIALSQKRASSVKKYLVKNFGIHPDRIYTYGLGSQNPIAPNDTEEGRRKNRRVEISIHSPDAILSYFKNEVLIQPVFLRPEWIKAFPEAFLYKLYKVNTKRNSNAEILFPGKGRINLDEDALLIIYGLLKEEREKSPFNRVELQSGALRPLLSKLSKDENFVVNTPAALVELRSKNSKILVDKSLRSLIAIYEGNADVSAMGQKVRVNEGEGTKVEMGKPPEPPRPLPQIPELLGPQDNEILYDLRVLFRWKKTSTLAHFQCAKDTLFRDLVLDTILSLDSIKLKLAEGEYYWRLSGIDEDNFEGKFSKVFKFSVVKDTVKPKLNYKIEQDNYGNIFLIGKTKPLSLVIINGNKILAKEDSFFVFSISPETRLINVKIIDQVGNESKEYRFINPYIRQFKIINFGMGFFLLPLLKANSIYAKIGFEKKYSYFRGFYFDIGLGSIEKKKYIAGSADYDSIFVTKVITGSCGLRLDFGSSNFVPFFKIGIGGTWWKNILNENTIAQAGERWTKFFDPSAEFEFGFNLQISKNSFLTLYTKSIYFSNSSDKYFFMRNKKHLYSILGIALEIRM